From Pseudoleptotrichia goodfellowii, a single genomic window includes:
- the grdG gene encoding sarcosine reductase complex component B subunit alpha, which yields MKLELGKIKINDIQFSDKTYVENHILYVNKEEVEKLVLEDDKLIGCSLDIARPGEKTRITPVKDVIEPRVKVSGGEMFPGVIGKVSPTVGGGRTHALDGCCVITVGRIVGFQEGVIDMSGPAAEYCPFSGTVNLCVVIEPKEGLETHVYEKAGRMAGLKVAAFLGETARNLEPDTLEVFETKPIFEQAAMYPDLPKIGYVHMLQSQGLLHDTYYYGVDAKQFVPTFMYPTEIMDGAIVSGNCVAPCDKVTTYHHFHNPVIEDCYKHHGKDINFMGVILTNENVFLADKERHSDMVAKLAEWMQLDGVLITEEGYGNPDTDLMMNCRKVERKGVKVVLITDEFPGKDGKSQSLADTCEEATALASCGQGNATLQFPVMDKIIGTMEYIESQIGGWAGCVNEDGSFEAEIQIIIASTIANGFNKLAARGY from the coding sequence GTTTTCCGATAAAACTTATGTCGAAAATCACATTCTTTATGTTAATAAAGAAGAAGTAGAAAAACTTGTTTTGGAAGATGACAAATTGATAGGATGCAGTCTTGATATAGCAAGACCCGGCGAAAAAACAAGAATAACTCCTGTTAAGGACGTAATAGAACCTCGTGTTAAAGTAAGCGGAGGAGAAATGTTTCCCGGAGTTATAGGTAAAGTAAGCCCTACAGTAGGAGGCGGAAGAACTCATGCACTTGACGGTTGTTGTGTAATTACTGTAGGACGTATAGTAGGATTTCAGGAAGGTGTAATTGATATGAGCGGACCTGCTGCTGAATATTGTCCTTTCTCGGGAACAGTAAATCTTTGTGTAGTTATTGAACCTAAAGAAGGACTTGAAACACATGTATATGAAAAAGCAGGACGTATGGCAGGACTAAAAGTAGCGGCATTTCTTGGAGAAACAGCAAGAAATCTTGAGCCTGATACTTTAGAAGTATTTGAAACAAAACCTATATTTGAACAGGCTGCAATGTATCCTGATCTCCCTAAAATAGGATATGTTCATATGCTTCAATCACAAGGACTTTTACATGATACTTATTACTATGGAGTAGATGCTAAACAATTTGTTCCTACATTTATGTATCCGACTGAAATTATGGATGGTGCTATAGTTTCAGGAAACTGTGTTGCTCCTTGTGATAAAGTTACTACTTATCATCACTTCCATAATCCTGTTATTGAGGATTGTTATAAACATCACGGAAAAGACATTAACTTTATGGGAGTTATCCTTACTAATGAAAATGTATTCCTTGCGGATAAAGAACGTCATTCGGATATGGTTGCAAAACTTGCTGAATGGATGCAATTGGACGGAGTTCTTATAACTGAGGAAGGATACGGAAATCCTGATACGGATCTTATGATGAACTGTCGTAAAGTAGAAAGAAAAGGCGTTAAAGTTGTTCTTATAACAGATGAATTTCCTGGAAAAGACGGTAAATCACAATCACTTGCAGATACTTGTGAAGAAGCAACTGCACTTGCTTCATGCGGACAAGGTAATGCGACTTTACAATTCCCGGTTATGGACAAAATAATAGGAACTATGGAATATATAGAAAGTCAAATCGGAGGTTGGGCAGGTTGTGTCAACGAAGACGGTTCATTTGAAGCTGAAATTCAAATTATAATAGCTTCTACTATAGCAAACGGATTTAATAAATTAGCTGCGAGAGGATATTAA